One window of the Trifolium pratense cultivar HEN17-A07 linkage group LG2, ARS_RC_1.1, whole genome shotgun sequence genome contains the following:
- the LOC123908246 gene encoding lysine-specific demethylase JMJ25-like isoform X2 yields the protein MAVVDNHEKHCGRKRKCVWSSKESEVAHEEGDNNEDAKTNEDMKVDDELSLYLLKELLPYLKQLSQKEMTEIEIEASNQGLSLSELSISKLDDLDGERLYCDNCKTSIFALHKHCQTCECDFCIACCHDFCDAQLRDGADPIESCVTVKPGVHKHPRSDRHEDSDDRVCCDGFLELKSFYPPSHIVDLVDEAEKIVDKYKHYMIVDKTHKNLHSCLNRKAASREESSDNDIYCPKAKNVHPEDLLHFQWHWRKGEPVIVGNVLGGASNSLWEPSGMSRAICLKHKKVKVTDCLSLMEVCAISQSKH from the exons ATGGCAGTCGTGGACAATCACGAGAAGCATTGTGGAAGGAAAAGAAAATGTGTATGGAGTTCAAAAGAAAGTGAAGTTGCTCATGAGGAGG GAGATAACAATGAAGATGCAAAAACCAATGAAGATATGAAGGTTGACGATGAGCTCTCCCTATATCTGCTTAAAGAACTTCTTCCATATTTAAAACAATTGAGTCAGAAAGAAATGACTGAAATTGAGATAGAGGCTAGCAACCAAG GGCTCTCACTCTCGGAGCTAAGTATATCAAAGCTAGATGACTTGGATGGAGAGCGGTTGTACTG TGACAACTGCAAGACGTCAATATTTGCCCTCCACAAACACTGTCAGACATGCGAATGTGACTTTTGTATCGCCTGTTGTCATGACTTTTGTGATGCACAGCTTCGAGATGGTGCTGATCCAATTGAGTCATGTGTTACTGTCAAGCCTGGGGTTCACAAACACCCAAGATCTGATAGGCATGAGGATAGTGATGACAGAGTTTGCTGTGATGGGTTTCTTGAACTGAAAAGTTTCTATCCTCCAAGTCACATTGTTGATTTGGTAGATGAAGCAGAAAAAATTGTAGACAAATACAAACATTACATGATTGTAGACAAAACTCATAAGAACTTGCATTCATGTTTGAATCGTAAGGCAGCATCTCGTGAAGAGTCAAGCGACAACGATATATATTGTCCAAAGGCTAAAAATGTACATCCTGAGGATTTACTACATTTTCAATGGCACTGGAGAAAAGGGGAGCCAGTAATTGTCGGGAACGTGCTTGGAGGTGCATCTAATTCATTATGGGAACCATCAGGCATGAGCCGTGCAATCTGTCTGAAGCACAAAAAAGTGAAGGTCACTGATTGCTTAAGTCTAATGGAGGTTTGTGCGATTTCTCAATCTAAACATTGA
- the LOC123908247 gene encoding lysine-specific demethylase JMJ25-like, giving the protein MMSWTIKRSIVEGKEKVYGVQKKVKLLMRRMQEITMKMQKPMKVDDELSLYLLKELLPYLKQLSQKEMTEIEIKASNQGLSLSELSISKLDDLDGERLYCDNCKTSIFALHKHCQTCECDFCIACCHDFCDAQLRDGADPIESCVTAKPGVHKHPRSDRHEDSDDRVCCDGFLELKSFYPPSHIADLVDEAEKIVDKYKHYMIADKTHKNLHSCLNRKAASREESSDNDIYCPKAKNVHPEDLLHFQWHWRKGEPVIVGNVLGGASNSLWELSGMSRAICLKHKKVKVTDCLSLMEVCAISQSKH; this is encoded by the exons ATGATG TCGTGGACAATCAAGAGAAGCATTGtggaaggaaaagaaaaagtgtATGGAGTTCAAAAGAAAGTGAAGTTGCTCATGAGGAGG ATGCAGGAGATAACAATGAAGATGCAAAAACCAATGAAGGTTGACGATGAGCTCTCCCTATATCTGCTTAAAGAACTTCTTCCATATTTAAAACAATTGAGTCAGAAAGAAATGACTGAAATTGAGATAAAGGCTAGCAACCAAG GGCTCTCACTCTCGGAGCTAAGTATATCAAAGCTAGATGACTTGGATGGAGAGCGGTTGTACTG TGACAACTGCAAGACGTCAATATTTGCCCTCCACAAACACTGTCAGACATGCGAATGTGACTTTTGTATCGCCTGTTGTCATGACTTTTGTGATGCACAGCTTCGAGATGGTGCTGATCCAATTGAGTCATGTGTTACTGCCAAGCCTGGGGTTCACAAACACCCAAGATCTGATAGGCATGAGGATAGTGATGACAGAGTTTGCTGTGATGGGTTTCTTGAACTGAAAAGCTTCTATCCTCCAAGTCACATTGCTGATTTGGTAGATGAAGCAGAAAAAATTGTAGACAAATACAAGCATTACATGATTGCAGACAAAACTCATAAGAACTTGCATTCATGTTTGAATCGTAAGGCAGCATCTCGTGAAGAGTCAAGCGACAACGATATATATTGCCCAAAGGCTAAAAATGTACATCCTGAGGATTTACTACATTTTCAATGGCACTGGAGAAAAGGGGAGCCAGTAATTGTCGGGAACGTGCTTGGAGGTGCATCTAATTCATTATGGGAACTATCAGGCATGAGCCGTGCAATCTGTCTGAAGCACAAAAAAGTGAAGGTCACTGATTGCTTAAGTCTGATGGAGGTTTGTGCGATTTCTCAATCTAAACATTGA
- the LOC123908246 gene encoding lysine-specific demethylase JMJ25-like isoform X1 translates to MAVVDNHEKHCGRKRKCVWSSKESEVAHEEDAGDNNEDAKTNEDMKVDDELSLYLLKELLPYLKQLSQKEMTEIEIEASNQGLSLSELSISKLDDLDGERLYCDNCKTSIFALHKHCQTCECDFCIACCHDFCDAQLRDGADPIESCVTVKPGVHKHPRSDRHEDSDDRVCCDGFLELKSFYPPSHIVDLVDEAEKIVDKYKHYMIVDKTHKNLHSCLNRKAASREESSDNDIYCPKAKNVHPEDLLHFQWHWRKGEPVIVGNVLGGASNSLWEPSGMSRAICLKHKKVKVTDCLSLMEVCAISQSKH, encoded by the exons ATGGCAGTCGTGGACAATCACGAGAAGCATTGTGGAAGGAAAAGAAAATGTGTATGGAGTTCAAAAGAAAGTGAAGTTGCTCATGAGGAGG ATGCAGGAGATAACAATGAAGATGCAAAAACCAATGAAGATATGAAGGTTGACGATGAGCTCTCCCTATATCTGCTTAAAGAACTTCTTCCATATTTAAAACAATTGAGTCAGAAAGAAATGACTGAAATTGAGATAGAGGCTAGCAACCAAG GGCTCTCACTCTCGGAGCTAAGTATATCAAAGCTAGATGACTTGGATGGAGAGCGGTTGTACTG TGACAACTGCAAGACGTCAATATTTGCCCTCCACAAACACTGTCAGACATGCGAATGTGACTTTTGTATCGCCTGTTGTCATGACTTTTGTGATGCACAGCTTCGAGATGGTGCTGATCCAATTGAGTCATGTGTTACTGTCAAGCCTGGGGTTCACAAACACCCAAGATCTGATAGGCATGAGGATAGTGATGACAGAGTTTGCTGTGATGGGTTTCTTGAACTGAAAAGTTTCTATCCTCCAAGTCACATTGTTGATTTGGTAGATGAAGCAGAAAAAATTGTAGACAAATACAAACATTACATGATTGTAGACAAAACTCATAAGAACTTGCATTCATGTTTGAATCGTAAGGCAGCATCTCGTGAAGAGTCAAGCGACAACGATATATATTGTCCAAAGGCTAAAAATGTACATCCTGAGGATTTACTACATTTTCAATGGCACTGGAGAAAAGGGGAGCCAGTAATTGTCGGGAACGTGCTTGGAGGTGCATCTAATTCATTATGGGAACCATCAGGCATGAGCCGTGCAATCTGTCTGAAGCACAAAAAAGTGAAGGTCACTGATTGCTTAAGTCTAATGGAGGTTTGTGCGATTTCTCAATCTAAACATTGA